The DNA region GCAGACACGATTATCAAGCAGGACTTGACCGATCATTTCGTCGAAATGGGTACGGCCGCCAACCAGGTTATCCCGGCTCAGCAAGCGCGCAGTCTCCACGATGTCGACATTGACGGTTCCCTTCTTGACGGTAAAGTTACCATCCAGATGCGGGGCATCGTCCATCTGCGACAGTTTGGCGCCGGCCATCGAGAACAAGGCCTCGCCGCTCATCTCGCCTTCGACATGGAATTTCGGGAACATCTTGTCCAGATCGAACATCTTGGCGTCCAGGCTGCCTTGCAACTGCCAGCCGTTCTTCCAGCTTAATTTCGCGTTGCCCAGCAGGATGCCGTTGAAGATGTGGGCATCCATTTCGGTGAAGTTGATCTCACCGTCGCCCAAGGCCCCCTTCACGCTGAGGTCGCTGAACACGACTGCCGGCAACACCGGCAGGCTGCTTTCTTTCAGGTTCAGGCCAAGCTGCCAGCGGCCTTCGCTGTTTTGCAGGTCGACGCCGAACTTGTCGTCCGGGCTATGCAGCGCAACCCGGCTGAAGGCACCCTGTGCATCCAGCTCCGCGATGCCGTCGAGCGTGGGCAACGCAACCTCATCGGTCACGATCTTCACGTGTTGCAAGGTCAGGTGCCGCACCGGGAATTGTGCGTTGCCGCCCAGCAGTTTCAGGCTGGCGGCCTGTTTGCCCAGTGCGCTCCCTTCGATGCTGACATCCTGCAACTCGGCCTCATTGATGACCTTGATCGAGGAAAGCAGCGAGAACACATTGAAGTTCAGCACCACAGCGCCGACTTTCACTTCCTGCGCATTGCCGACCGTGACGTTCCGCAGCTGCAATCTTGGAGGCAGCGATGCTGCGCTCAACTCGCCGATATGCACCGGCTGATTCAGCTGTGCAGAAAGGCGTTGTTCCAGCGGAGCGATGTATTCCTTGAGCGGATAGACGTAGGGCAGGACGATGACCACCAGCAGGGCCAGCGCGATCAGGCTGAAGGCGATCTTGCCGAGGGGCAACGGCTTGCGCGGCTTCCTGGCGACAGGAGCCTTGGTTGTCGCCTTGGCCTGGGACAACGCCGCCTGTTGCGCTGCCTGCTCGGCCTCGAGGATGGCTTGGGCCTTTGCACGATGTTCCGCCTCTGCCCAGGCTTGGGCCTGTTCTTCCGCCAGGGCCTGTTCTTCTGCCTGCCGGCGTCTGTCCTCATCCGCCTTGTGGCGGGCCGCCTCGGCCTCCTGCTTGAGTCGCTCCATCTCGGCAGCTGCACTCTTCTTGGCCTGCTTTCCGGATTCGGCCTTCGATTTGGCTTGCGCTTCCGCCTCGGCACGATGTGCAGCCTCCTGCTGTGCCGCCTCCTCGCCCTCAGCAACCGCCGGTGTCTCTGGGGGCGCCACATGAGCAACGACGGGGCTTTCGGGTACAGCCGGGCCGAGGAATTCATCCAGCTTGATCTCGAATGCCGGAGCCTCGGTTGTCTCACCTTCCTTGGCGGCACGGGCTTTTGCCTGAGCTTCGAGTTCTGCAAGCACGGCTGCGCGTTTGGCATCTTCTTCAGCCTCGCGTCTTGCAATTGCTTCGGCCTGGGCTTTGGCTGCCGCTTCTTTTTCTGCCTTGATGCGAGCCTCTTCCTGCTCGGCCTTCAGGCGTGCTTCCGCTTCCTGCCTGGCCTTTTCCTCGGCGATCTGTTTCGCGCGCGCTTCGGCCAATGCCTGCGCTTCCGCCTCGGCACGAATCCTGGCCGCTTCGAGTTCCGCCTTGACGCGGGCGGCTTCTTCTTCGGCTTTCAACCGCGCAGCTTCCGCCTCGGCCTTGGCTTTGGCCGCCGCTTCCAGTTCGGCCTTGACGCGCGCCGCTTCCTCTTCCGCCTTCAGCCGCGCGATCTCGGCTTCGCGCTTGGCCCGCGCCTCCGCTTCGGCCTTGGCTTTGGCCGCCGCTTCCAGCTCGGCCTTGATGCGTGCCGCTTCCTCTTCCGCCTTCAGGCGCGCGATCTCGGCTTCGCGTATGGCCTTTGCTTCCGCTTCGGCCCTGGCTTTGGCAGCCGCTTCCATCTCAGCCTTGATGCGTGCCGCTTCCTGTTCGGCTTTCAAACGTGCAGCCTCGGCCTCCCGTTTGGCCTTCGCTTCGGCCTCCTGCTGGGCGCGTGCCGCTGCTTCGATCTCGGCACGAACCCGCGCTTCGGCTTCGGCCTTTGCCTTGGCTGCCGCTTCCAGGGCCGCTTTGGCGCGCGCAGCCTCTTGCTGGGCCTGCATACGCGCAGCCGCTTCCTGCTTTGCCCTTGCTTCGGCTTGCTCGCGAATGAGCGCCTCCTGCTTGGCCTTGGCTTCGGCCACCGCCCTGGCACGCTCAGCCATCTCTGCTTCCTGCCGCGCCTTGGCCTCGGCTTTGGCGATCGCATCGGCATT from Sideroxyarcus emersonii includes:
- a CDS encoding AsmA-like C-terminal region-containing protein, with the translated sequence MDKKTIFIKTAKGEQEGANLSSDLKRILSLIDSKSTSEELAKRAPPSLRASWDDILRELIAGGYIRDKNKPHVEPKITAPKISPPKMFVPKPPEDLDLDFNTIRPASAPNAAEQAARQKAEEAARARSELEAAMNAAKMRANADAIAKAEAKARQEAEMAERARAVAEAKAKQEALIREQAEARAKQEAAARMQAQQEAARAKAALEAAAKAKAEAEARVRAEIEAAARAQQEAEAKAKREAEAARLKAEQEAARIKAEMEAAAKARAEAEAKAIREAEIARLKAEEEAARIKAELEAAAKAKAEAEARAKREAEIARLKAEEEAARVKAELEAAAKAKAEAEAARLKAEEEAARVKAELEAARIRAEAEAQALAEARAKQIAEEKARQEAEARLKAEQEEARIKAEKEAAAKAQAEAIARREAEEDAKRAAVLAELEAQAKARAAKEGETTEAPAFEIKLDEFLGPAVPESPVVAHVAPPETPAVAEGEEAAQQEAAHRAEAEAQAKSKAESGKQAKKSAAAEMERLKQEAEAARHKADEDRRRQAEEQALAEEQAQAWAEAEHRAKAQAILEAEQAAQQAALSQAKATTKAPVARKPRKPLPLGKIAFSLIALALLVVIVLPYVYPLKEYIAPLEQRLSAQLNQPVHIGELSAASLPPRLQLRNVTVGNAQEVKVGAVVLNFNVFSLLSSIKVINEAELQDVSIEGSALGKQAASLKLLGGNAQFPVRHLTLQHVKIVTDEVALPTLDGIAELDAQGAFSRVALHSPDDKFGVDLQNSEGRWQLGLNLKESSLPVLPAVVFSDLSVKGALGDGEINFTEMDAHIFNGILLGNAKLSWKNGWQLQGSLDAKMFDLDKMFPKFHVEGEMSGEALFSMAGAKLSQMDDAPHLDGNFTVKKGTVNVDIVETARLLSRDNLVGGRTHFDEMIGQVLLDNRVCRIRQLKIVSGMLSSNGSFEVNGNNQLVGTLNAEIKMRAGNNVLTLFGTPAEPKLRAGR